The following is a genomic window from Syntrophaceae bacterium.
AACGAATCGGGCAAGAGGCAGACAAGACGCTTCTCGGCCTGGCGAAAGGTGTCAGGGCTTGGCTTGTCCTGAACCTGATCTTCGGCGTTTTCAGCTACGGTCTGTCATCCTATTCCTGGTATCTCTTCGTTGGGTTGTCCTCCGTTCTTATGAGGCTGTCGGAACGTCAGGAGAAAGAGGCAAGAAACGGGGCGTTTCCAGCATGAAAGGAAACAGAATTAACCTGCTCATTGTAATACGGCACCCAGTCGGCGGGATCCGAACCTATATGAAGTACACCTATAAATACCTCGACCCAGGAAAGTACCATTTCACAATCCTGACCGTCCTGAACCCGGAGGCCAGCCACATCGTGCGTGACTTGGACGGGTTCGATATTCGAATGGTTGAGGTCCAGAATGGGCACGCAGAGATGAACTTGGTTCTCGCAATGGTAAGACTGCTATCGGAAGGGACATTCGACCTCATTCATTCTCAGGGCTTCACGGCAGGAGTGCTCTCGGTTGTGGGAAACATCTGCTTCGGGATTCCCCATGTCCTCACCTCCCACGATGTCCTGCGGGAGGACCAGTTCGGGAAGACATTCGAGGGCGGCATCGGGAAACTGCTACTCCGTCAGCTACTTAGCCGGGTGGACGTAATCCAGTCTGTCAGCCACGACGCTGAGGCGAACCTGCTGGAATATTTCCCGGGCCTGTCAGGCAGTAAGACCCAGCTAAGGGTCATCATGAGTGGCATCGACGTTGACGCATTCACTTCGATCGCAGGCATAGGAGGTAACGGGGAGTTGCGTAGTGCTCTCGGGATCGGGGAGGGGATCATTCTCTTTGGCTTTCTCGGGAGGTTCATGCCGCAGAAGGGATTCGAGTACCTCGTGGATGCCGTGGAGATGCTTTCAACGCATGATAAATATGGAAAGAGGATTAAAATTCTGGCGGTCAATGACGGGGCATATATCAGGGAATACAAGGCACTCATCGATTCGAAAAGACTGTCCGATTACTTCTTGTTCCATGGTTTTGTGCCCGATGTCAGAAGTATCCTGACGGGAATTGACGCCCTGGTAATGCCATCGTTGTGGGAAGCATGTCCATTGCAGCCAATGGAAGCATTTATCGCTAATTGTCCCCTAATTGCATCGGACTGCATCGGCCTCCGGGAGGTCAACCGGGGCACGCCGGCCCTGACGGTCAGGATGAAAGACGCGAAGAGCCTGGCGGATGCCATGAGGCGATTCATGGACGATCCGGCGAAAGTCAGGATGGAAACTGAAAGATATCTGCCGGAAGCCAGGATACGTTACGATTCCAGAAAGACTGCGGCGCAGCTGGACGCCCTGTATGATGAGACGATAAATAGAAGAGGCCGGCGATGACAGGCGCGCTGTCACGCCGAATCGTCTCCAACACCTTACGAGACATATGGCATTGAGCGTCGCAATCTCGATACTGACCTTCAACAGGGCGCCCGTGCTCCGGCAGCTTCTCGATTCCCTGACAGGGTTGAGTCATATGGTTCAAGAGGTGATCGTCGTCGACAACTGTTCCGACGATGATACTGGGGAGATGGTAGTTTCGCACGGTGTCCGTCCGACATACATCCGCCTTGACCGCAATATCGGCACAGCCGCCAGAAACCACGGGCTAAAGATGGCGACTTCGGATATCGTCGTGACACTGGATGACGACATTATCGGCCTTGATTGCGGTGCCGTCGCGAGGCTGATTGTGCTTTTCGAATGCAATCCCCGCTTGGGAG
Proteins encoded in this region:
- a CDS encoding glycosyltransferase family 4 protein; the protein is MKGNRINLLIVIRHPVGGIRTYMKYTYKYLDPGKYHFTILTVLNPEASHIVRDLDGFDIRMVEVQNGHAEMNLVLAMVRLLSEGTFDLIHSQGFTAGVLSVVGNICFGIPHVLTSHDVLREDQFGKTFEGGIGKLLLRQLLSRVDVIQSVSHDAEANLLEYFPGLSGSKTQLRVIMSGIDVDAFTSIAGIGGNGELRSALGIGEGIILFGFLGRFMPQKGFEYLVDAVEMLSTHDKYGKRIKILAVNDGAYIREYKALIDSKRLSDYFLFHGFVPDVRSILTGIDALVMPSLWEACPLQPMEAFIANCPLIASDCIGLREVNRGTPALTVRMKDAKSLADAMRRFMDDPAKVRMETERYLPEARIRYDSRKTAAQLDALYDETINRRGRR